A genome region from Patescibacteria group bacterium includes the following:
- a CDS encoding alanine--tRNA ligase: MNSKTLREKFLAFFETKGHKVIPSASLIPENDPTVLFTTAGMHPLVPYLLGEKHPEGSRLCNVQKCMRTNDIDEVGDAWHLTFFEMLGNWSLGDYFKKEAIEWSFEFLASKKWLGIDPNRLSVSVFAGDKDAPKDTEAADIWKKAGIPEKHIYYYPKSENWWGPAGEIGPCGPDTEIFFDTGKEKCGEKCEPKCNCGKYAEIWNLVFMEYNKKKDGTFEPLAQQNVDTGMGLERMIAVLNGKDNVYETDLFKPITEKVKSQILKVKTTSQKLKVDQARALRIITDHVKASAFILTDGVTPSNKNQGYVLRRLIRRAVRYGKLLGIENNFCTEAAKVVVDMYKNIYPELLQKQNFIIEELKKEEEKFEGTLSNGLRKFTKMGAGNKVSGKEAFDLYQTYGFPLEMTLELANERGLRVDEEDFHKEQKKHQKLSRAASSGMFKGGLSDASEMTTKYHTATHLLHAALREVLGKHVEQRGSNITPERLRFDFSHSEKMTPEQIQKVEEIVNQKNRQKLPVICEEMSPEEAKQKGAIGLFRHKYGDRVKVYSIGSPSQGSGQVFSREICGGPHAQNTDKLGHFKILKEESSGAGVRRIKAILK; this comes from the coding sequence ATGAATTCCAAAACATTGCGCGAAAAGTTTTTAGCCTTTTTTGAAACGAAGGGACATAAGGTGATTCCTTCGGCTTCTTTGATTCCGGAAAATGATCCCACGGTTTTATTTACCACCGCGGGAATGCACCCTTTAGTTCCCTATCTTTTAGGTGAAAAGCATCCAGAGGGATCTCGCCTTTGCAATGTCCAAAAATGTATGCGCACAAATGATATTGATGAAGTAGGGGATGCTTGGCATTTAACTTTTTTTGAAATGCTGGGGAATTGGTCGCTGGGAGATTATTTTAAAAAAGAAGCCATAGAATGGTCTTTTGAATTTTTGGCGAGCAAAAAGTGGTTGGGGATTGATCCCAATCGTCTTTCCGTCTCTGTGTTTGCTGGTGATAAGGATGCGCCGAAGGATACCGAGGCGGCGGATATTTGGAAGAAGGCGGGCATTCCAGAGAAACACATTTATTATTATCCTAAATCTGAAAATTGGTGGGGTCCGGCGGGTGAAATTGGTCCTTGCGGACCGGATACGGAAATATTTTTTGACACCGGAAAAGAAAAATGCGGAGAGAAGTGTGAGCCGAAATGCAATTGTGGCAAATACGCCGAGATTTGGAATTTGGTTTTTATGGAGTATAACAAAAAGAAAGATGGTACTTTTGAGCCGTTAGCGCAGCAAAATGTGGATACAGGAATGGGGTTAGAGCGAATGATTGCGGTTTTGAATGGCAAGGATAATGTGTATGAGACGGATTTATTTAAACCGATTACAGAAAAAGTCAAAAGTCAAATCTTAAAAGTCAAAACCACAAGTCAAAAGTTAAAAGTAGATCAGGCAAGAGCATTGCGCATTATCACTGATCACGTTAAAGCTAGTGCGTTTATTCTGACTGATGGGGTTACACCTTCCAATAAAAATCAAGGTTATGTTTTACGACGGTTGATTAGGAGAGCGGTGCGTTATGGAAAATTATTAGGTATTGAAAATAATTTTTGCACAGAAGCGGCAAAGGTCGTAGTAGATATGTACAAAAACATTTATCCTGAATTATTACAAAAACAAAATTTTATTATAGAAGAATTAAAAAAAGAAGAGGAGAAATTTGAGGGAACTTTATCTAACGGCTTGCGTAAATTCACCAAAATGGGAGCAGGTAATAAAGTTTCTGGCAAAGAAGCTTTTGATTTATATCAAACCTATGGTTTTCCTCTTGAAATGACTTTGGAATTAGCTAATGAGCGAGGATTAAGGGTTGATGAAGAAGATTTTCATAAGGAACAAAAAAAACACCAGAAACTTTCGCGCGCGGCTTCATCGGGAATGTTTAAGGGCGGTCTTTCTGACGCATCGGAAATGACCACGAAGTATCACACTGCCACGCATCTTCTGCACGCCGCCTTGCGCGAAGTATTGGGCAAGCACGTAGAACAGCGGGGGAGCAATATTACGCCCGAACGGCTGCGTTTTGATTTTTCCCATTCGGAAAAAATGACACCTGAACAAATTCAGAAAGTAGAGGAAATTGTCAATCAAAAAAACCGCCAAAAATTGCCGGTCATTTGCGAGGAAATGTCACCCGAGGAAGCAAAACAAAAAGGCGCGATTGGTTTGTTCAGACATAAATATGGGGACAGGGTCAAGGTTTATTCCATAGGCAGCCCCTCGCAAGGCTCGGGGCAAGTTTTTTCGCGCGAAATCTGCGGCGGTCCGCACGCACAAAACACGGATAAACTTGGGCATTTCAAGATTTTAAAAGAAGAATCTTCTGGAGCTGGCGTGCGTAGAATTAAAGCGATTCTGAAATAG
- the mnmA gene encoding tRNA 2-thiouridine(34) synthase MnmA, which translates to MREKNPKKVAVLMSGGVDSSVSAVLLKKQGYAVTGFFMVLNKTQKTKEAQDSAKKVAQLLGIPFCAIDLSSLFQRKIIDYLVREYKSGRTPNPCIVCNQEIKFGVMLDRALSLGFDYVASGHYVKSAKRKAQSAKLYKLFKAWDKKKDQSYFLYTLTQDKLKHLLFPLGNLTKQEVRAMAREIGLPVYDRKESQDICFLAGEKIQDFLKKKIQVRPGKIMDIETQKVLGEHQGLPFYTLGQRQGIGIGGTGPYYAVKLDFGKNILWVTQKNNSPKLQGKMLKLGKVNWVADRSPKFPFQCRVKIRYSHLPAEATIERFKSNHLSVIMEKPQRAITPGQSAVFYSGKELLGGAIIRG; encoded by the coding sequence ATGCGCGAAAAGAATCCTAAAAAAGTCGCGGTTTTAATGTCCGGCGGCGTGGACTCTTCAGTTTCCGCCGTTCTACTCAAAAAACAAGGTTATGCTGTAACCGGCTTTTTTATGGTTTTAAATAAAACTCAAAAAACGAAAGAAGCCCAAGATTCCGCAAAAAAAGTCGCCCAACTTTTAGGCATTCCTTTTTGCGCCATTGATTTAAGCTCTTTATTTCAAAGAAAGATTATTGATTATTTGGTGCGTGAATACAAATCTGGTCGCACGCCGAATCCTTGCATAGTTTGCAATCAGGAGATTAAGTTCGGCGTGATGCTGGATCGCGCCCTATCTTTAGGTTTTGATTATGTGGCTTCGGGACACTACGTAAAAAGCGCAAAGCGCAAAGCGCAAAGCGCAAAGTTATATAAATTATTTAAAGCGTGGGATAAAAAAAAGGATCAATCGTATTTTTTATATACTTTAACGCAGGATAAATTAAAACATCTATTGTTTCCTTTAGGGAATTTAACCAAGCAAGAAGTGCGGGCGATGGCAAGAGAAATAGGGCTTCCAGTTTACGACCGTAAAGAGAGTCAGGATATTTGTTTTTTAGCTGGAGAGAAAATCCAGGATTTTTTAAAAAAGAAGATTCAGGTAAGACCCGGAAAAATTATGGACATAGAAACTCAAAAGGTTTTAGGAGAACATCAGGGCTTGCCTTTTTACACCTTAGGTCAGCGTCAAGGCATCGGTATTGGCGGCACGGGACCTTACTATGCGGTCAAACTGGACTTTGGAAAGAATATTCTGTGGGTGACTCAAAAAAATAATAGCCCCAAATTGCAAGGCAAAATGTTAAAGCTGGGGAAGGTGAATTGGGTTGCGGACCGATCGCCGAAGTTTCCTTTTCAATGCCGGGTCAAAATCAGGTATTCCCATCTCCCCGCGGAAGCAACCATAGAAAGATTCAAAAGTAATCATTTGTCAGTTATTATGGAAAAGCCGCAAAGAGCGATCACGCCTGGTCAGTCCGCTGTGTTTTATTCCGGCAAAGAGCTTTTAGGGGGTGCTATTATCCGAGGTTGA
- a CDS encoding TIM barrel protein, whose amino-acid sequence MLIPRQFSVGGWCLVSGGSDPFGDPTRGLPLEVGLEGCVVAGIKFISFHDRDLWGDDASEDEITQKIGETLDLVKQYGLSLYNFTSNLFSNTCFRSGAFSSPFPQVREAAIVKACRSMDVAAQMGAKNVIFWGGREGSDGAYEQDMGLGLRRYIEGIKICVDYALEKGYDYKVTIETKVYEPRLLALFAGTGASASSAIQKFFPDPKYKGRILINPEYPQHVAMLGLDPVVELGQLLEEGVLAPFLHFGGQIPARMDCDLPPGVGSSLTADFMICNLLNERNWDGIIEFDCKPMRTTTTPKGMKLFLKHSVVYWKMLEKKVALYQSDPIITKIKAELNQPESAKLKKIMAAVQQDMLVVPAVKALTASFSSFDAVSDINTDAIEAHIYRTLQILSGIHEEGAVMFEGTRWST is encoded by the coding sequence ATGTTAATACCACGTCAGTTTTCTGTGGGTGGATGGTGTCTCGTTAGTGGAGGCTCGGACCCGTTTGGCGATCCGACCCGTGGTTTGCCTTTAGAGGTAGGACTTGAGGGATGTGTAGTGGCTGGTATAAAGTTCATCAGTTTCCACGACCGTGACCTCTGGGGCGACGATGCTTCAGAAGATGAGATCACGCAGAAGATCGGTGAGACCCTTGACCTTGTCAAACAATATGGGTTATCACTCTATAATTTTACGAGCAACCTATTCTCAAACACTTGTTTCCGTTCCGGCGCTTTCTCATCGCCGTTCCCGCAGGTCAGGGAAGCCGCCATTGTCAAAGCCTGTCGTTCTATGGATGTTGCCGCACAGATGGGCGCAAAGAATGTCATTTTCTGGGGGGGGCGTGAAGGCTCTGATGGCGCTTACGAGCAGGATATGGGCTTAGGTTTAAGGAGATACATTGAAGGTATCAAAATCTGCGTGGATTACGCCCTTGAAAAAGGCTATGACTACAAAGTTACCATTGAAACGAAAGTATACGAACCGAGACTTCTTGCGCTCTTTGCCGGAACAGGCGCTTCTGCTTCATCGGCTATTCAGAAATTCTTCCCCGATCCGAAATATAAGGGACGTATCTTAATTAATCCTGAATACCCGCAGCACGTTGCTATGCTCGGACTTGATCCAGTAGTCGAGCTTGGTCAGTTGCTTGAAGAAGGTGTGCTGGCTCCGTTCCTTCATTTTGGCGGTCAGATCCCGGCTAGAATGGACTGCGATCTCCCACCTGGGGTTGGCAGTTCATTAACTGCTGATTTTATGATCTGTAACCTATTAAATGAACGTAACTGGGACGGAATAATAGAGTTCGACTGCAAACCGATGAGAACTACCACAACGCCAAAAGGCATGAAACTATTCCTCAAGCATTCAGTAGTATACTGGAAGATGTTGGAAAAGAAAGTTGCTCTCTATCAGAGCGACCCAATAATAACAAAGATCAAGGCAGAACTAAACCAACCAGAAAGCGCTAAATTAAAAAAGATAATGGCCGCTGTGCAACAAGATATGTTGGTTGTGCCAGCCGTCAAAGCCTTAACAGCGTCTTTTAGCAGTTTTGACGCAGTTTCAGATATAAATACAGATGCCATTGAGGCACATATTTATCGAACCCTTCAGATATTATCTGGCATTCACGAAGAAGGCGCAGTTATGTTTGAAGGAACACGTTGGTCTACCTAG
- a CDS encoding ATP-dependent Clp protease ATP-binding subunit, translating to MAEEKIKFLYCQNCAGKGCSQCENIGVVLKTPTRVFYWRPTRLDQYILNKKFSLIFNKIVDLAAISLGIIFLAHQFLSLYQNAASVGPWCGGLLLCWGRGGIGFSFWIAILIFSFVFFRLQRISEKQRKLTPRVLGFREVGGESITHFLRSPFLLDAEPFLDEGARMALARAWSLGRKNLDPFFIFKVLLEKDRVQKIILRLGISPAVLEKKWQKIVPRFRLSVDSSFSVKFKVMILDAAMMSLAEGRETISLPEIFWGAVKREPSLLAFFEDQNLNLQSLLNTINWVCEEEKLRRLSQKFFRKARFKPGGIMNRAYTSRPTPLLDRFGDDLTLRAKYGAFPFLISREKEMEEILANLRQAEGDVIIVGQPGVGKSAIIYDFANLMVAENVPAVLRDKRLASLDLGALSASENPLALLKRIVEEVINAGNIVLSIDNIAELIGLGRAGDNMDASAILKPALSHPTVNVIGTAEEGDYKDILEPRTDFLRHFQVIRLEEPAGKQALEILEAQTILIEYKERVFFTYPALEKALELAKKYLPDSALPFSALNLLTDAASLTRKGGKVRLVSGKDIIKLVEREVHVPLAPATQAEGEKLLNLEEEIHKRIVDQEEGVKMIASALRRSRAGMRSEKRPVVSLLFVGPTGVGKTETAKALADIYFGSEKAMVRIDMSEYRTGDALNKLIGPPPGFAGAERGGYFTENIRRNPFSLILLDELEKAHPDIFNAFLQVIEDGRLTDGKGRTVDFTNAIIIATSNAGTPEITAAVKAGVELNTIKQKIIEEVLTQYYRLEFLNRFDGIVLFRPLAPEQVLLIAKLMLQAVGERLAKQNIRFECTEEAARELAQKGFDPVFGARPLRRLIQDTVDNALAKKILAGELKPRDLAILEEGGKISVQQAERV from the coding sequence ATGGCGGAAGAGAAAATAAAATTTTTATACTGCCAGAATTGCGCAGGCAAGGGTTGCAGTCAATGTGAGAATATTGGGGTTGTTCTGAAAACACCAACCCGTGTTTTTTATTGGCGGCCGACGCGGTTGGACCAGTACATTTTAAATAAAAAATTTAGCCTTATTTTCAATAAAATCGTGGACTTGGCGGCAATTTCTCTGGGGATTATTTTTTTAGCCCATCAATTTTTATCCTTATACCAAAATGCCGCAAGCGTAGGTCCGTGGTGCGGGGGTTTGCTTCTGTGTTGGGGGCGGGGCGGAATCGGATTTTCTTTTTGGATTGCCATTCTCATTTTCAGTTTTGTTTTTTTCCGTTTACAGCGCATCTCCGAGAAGCAGAGGAAATTAACCCCAAGGGTTTTAGGTTTTAGGGAAGTCGGAGGGGAAAGTATTACTCATTTTCTGCGCTCGCCATTTTTATTAGACGCGGAACCATTTTTGGACGAGGGCGCGAGGATGGCGTTGGCGCGGGCTTGGTCATTGGGTCGGAAGAATCTGGACCCCTTTTTTATTTTTAAAGTTTTATTAGAGAAAGATCGGGTGCAAAAGATAATTTTAAGATTGGGGATAAGTCCCGCAGTCTTGGAAAAAAAGTGGCAAAAAATTGTTCCCCGTTTCCGCCTTTCCGTGGATTCTAGTTTTTCTGTCAAATTTAAGGTGATGATTTTAGATGCTGCAATGATGAGTCTTGCGGAAGGGCGAGAAACTATTTCTTTACCCGAGATCTTTTGGGGCGCGGTGAAGAGAGAACCCTCTCTCTTAGCTTTTTTTGAAGACCAAAATTTAAATCTTCAGTCTTTATTAAACACAATTAACTGGGTTTGCGAGGAAGAAAAGCTAAGAAGGCTCTCGCAAAAGTTTTTTAGAAAAGCTCGTTTTAAACCGGGTGGAATAATGAATCGCGCCTACACTTCGCGTCCCACTCCTCTTCTTGATCGTTTCGGGGATGATTTAACCTTGCGCGCCAAATACGGCGCTTTCCCCTTCCTGATTAGTCGGGAAAAAGAAATGGAAGAAATCTTGGCAAATTTAAGACAAGCCGAGGGAGACGTAATTATTGTAGGTCAGCCGGGAGTGGGCAAGTCGGCGATTATTTACGACTTTGCCAATTTAATGGTTGCGGAGAATGTGCCGGCGGTTTTGCGGGATAAAAGGCTGGCGAGTTTGGATTTAGGCGCTTTATCCGCGAGTGAAAATCCCTTGGCATTATTAAAAAGGATTGTTGAGGAGGTGATCAACGCGGGCAACATCGTTCTCTCGATTGATAATATTGCCGAGTTAATCGGTTTAGGGCGTGCGGGGGACAACATGGACGCCTCGGCGATTTTAAAACCCGCTCTCTCCCATCCCACGGTGAATGTTATTGGCACGGCAGAGGAAGGGGATTATAAGGATATTTTGGAGCCGCGCACGGATTTCTTGCGTCATTTTCAGGTGATTAGATTAGAAGAGCCGGCGGGGAAGCAGGCTCTAGAAATTCTAGAAGCGCAAACAATTTTGATTGAATATAAAGAGCGGGTCTTTTTTACCTATCCTGCTTTGGAAAAGGCGTTGGAATTAGCGAAGAAATATCTTCCCGATTCTGCTCTGCCTTTCTCGGCGTTGAATCTTTTAACCGATGCCGCTTCCCTCACTCGCAAAGGAGGGAAAGTGAGGCTAGTGAGCGGCAAGGATATTATAAAATTGGTAGAGCGCGAGGTTCATGTCCCTCTCGCGCCGGCGACCCAAGCGGAAGGGGAGAAATTATTAAATTTAGAGGAAGAAATCCACAAGAGAATTGTGGATCAGGAAGAGGGAGTTAAAATGATCGCTTCCGCTCTGCGCCGTAGCCGCGCGGGAATGCGCAGCGAGAAGCGTCCTGTGGTTTCTCTACTTTTTGTTGGTCCGACTGGCGTGGGTAAAACTGAAACCGCGAAAGCCTTAGCCGATATTTATTTTGGTTCTGAAAAAGCGATGGTCCGCATTGATATGAGCGAGTATCGAACTGGCGATGCTTTAAATAAGCTCATTGGTCCGCCGCCGGGTTTCGCGGGAGCGGAAAGGGGCGGTTATTTTACGGAAAATATTCGGCGCAACCCCTTTTCTCTGATTTTATTGGACGAATTGGAAAAAGCCCATCCGGATATTTTTAACGCTTTTTTGCAGGTAATTGAAGACGGGAGATTAACCGACGGCAAGGGTCGTACTGTTGATTTTACTAACGCTATTATTATTGCTACTTCCAACGCCGGCACTCCAGAAATCACCGCAGCGGTGAAAGCGGGGGTGGAGTTAAATACGATTAAACAAAAGATTATTGAAGAAGTCTTGACTCAATATTATCGTTTAGAGTTTTTAAATCGTTTTGATGGGATTGTTTTATTCCGTCCGCTCGCGCCCGAACAGGTTTTGCTGATTGCTAAATTAATGCTTCAAGCAGTAGGCGAAAGATTGGCGAAGCAAAATATCCGTTTTGAATGCACTGAAGAAGCCGCGAGAGAATTGGCGCAAAAAGGGTTTGACCCTGTCTTTGGCGCGCGTCCCTTGCGCCGTTTGATTCAAGACACAGTGGATAACGCTTTAGCCAAGAAAATTTTAGCAGGTGAACTTAAGCCCCGTGATCTTGCAATTTTGGAGGAAGGTGGTAAGATAAGTGTTCAACAAGCAGAAAGGGTTTAA
- a CDS encoding HAD-IA family hydrolase encodes MPYKYRAIIFDFDDTLIDSKSGVVYHQKVAAERGWRVPSRGELEKYWGLGWEDFIAKFWPDVPFSDFRQAYIDYNQKEPRRYGKIPGANKVIRKLKKENMILGVLSNRNVKSVRDILVQQGFSLDDFEIIQGEEELIFHKPDPRAFDNALSILGKKGILAREIIYVGDTRFDVEASRGRKIKFIGVRSGLMDRLEFKTLGILDQDIVKSVKDLPRWLKKYGRNC; translated from the coding sequence GTGCCTTATAAATATCGTGCAATTATTTTTGATTTCGACGACACTCTAATTGATTCCAAAAGTGGAGTTGTTTATCATCAGAAAGTAGCAGCGGAAAGAGGCTGGAGAGTACCCTCTCGTGGGGAGCTGGAAAAGTATTGGGGCTTGGGATGGGAGGATTTTATTGCTAAATTTTGGCCAGATGTTCCTTTTTCCGATTTCCGCCAAGCCTATATTGACTATAATCAGAAAGAACCGCGGCGCTACGGCAAGATTCCGGGAGCAAATAAAGTGATCAGAAAACTTAAAAAAGAGAATATGATTTTGGGCGTCCTTTCTAACCGTAATGTAAAGTCAGTGCGGGATATTTTAGTGCAGCAAGGTTTCTCCCTGGATGATTTTGAAATTATCCAAGGAGAAGAAGAGCTTATTTTCCATAAACCCGATCCGCGCGCTTTTGATAATGCTTTATCCATCTTAGGCAAAAAAGGAATCCTCGCTCGTGAGATAATTTACGTGGGGGATACGCGATTTGACGTAGAGGCAAGCCGCGGTCGTAAGATTAAATTTATCGGGGTGCGATCGGGATTAATGGACCGGCTAGAATTTAAAACCCTCGGTATTTTAGATCAAGACATTGTTAAGTCAGTTAAAGATTTGCCTCGGTGGTTAAAGAAGTATGGGAGGAACTGTTAA
- a CDS encoding type IV secretion system DNA-binding domain-containing protein has protein sequence MSQDNEIVPFAKTNYRGQERKFGIRVDDRRRHIYVIGKTGMGKTTLLENMAIADIQGGRGLAIVDPHGQFADKMLDFVPPQRINDVIYFNPADYDYPIAFNIFERVEPHYKHLIADGLVGVFKKIWADSWGPRLEYILRNAILALLDYPSSTLLGVTRILVDKEYRRKVVQKIQDPVVRSFWVNEYANYSENFRNEAISPIQNKVGQFLSSSLIRNIIGQPQSSINIRDVMDHGKILLMNIAKGKVGEENSALLGAMMITKIQLAAMSRADIPEEERHDFYLYIDEFQNFSTDSFANILSEARKYRLNLIMAHQYITQMEEKVRDAVFGNVGTIICFRVGAMDAEFLEPEFQPVFTQLDLVNLTKFEIYLKLMIDGVASDAFSAMTLPPIEKEAPKYPEAREKITRISRERYATPRAVVEEKINRWSGMEEGGKNGGGAQGGTQVREGARSWPQQQKQQQQHPQEEHFKRIDARTAAPSKPAWDNFSRHFPPQREVEPVAKRVPPPISLSEALKQRPQSFSASDSRLDSGVKESHFSTVRADSFSRRIKPPSVLNDNDHRLKSAGFSNGVKKENRRPDFKRVDEDETIKL, from the coding sequence ATGTCCCAAGATAATGAAATAGTCCCTTTTGCCAAAACCAATTACCGTGGACAGGAGCGTAAATTTGGAATTAGAGTGGATGATCGGCGGAGGCATATCTATGTTATTGGCAAGACAGGGATGGGTAAAACTACATTATTGGAAAATATGGCCATCGCGGATATTCAAGGGGGCAGAGGTTTAGCGATTGTTGATCCTCACGGTCAGTTTGCCGATAAAATGTTGGATTTTGTGCCGCCGCAGCGGATTAACGATGTCATATATTTCAACCCGGCGGATTATGATTATCCGATTGCTTTTAATATTTTTGAACGCGTAGAACCCCATTATAAACATCTTATTGCTGACGGCTTGGTTGGTGTGTTTAAAAAGATTTGGGCTGATTCCTGGGGACCGCGATTAGAGTATATTTTACGCAATGCTATATTGGCTCTTCTTGATTATCCTTCCTCCACTCTTTTGGGGGTGACGCGGATACTGGTAGATAAAGAATATCGGCGAAAGGTAGTCCAAAAAATTCAAGACCCTGTGGTGCGCTCTTTTTGGGTGAATGAATATGCCAATTACAGCGAGAATTTCCGCAATGAAGCCATTTCTCCTATTCAAAATAAGGTCGGGCAGTTTTTATCCTCTTCTCTCATCAGAAACATTATTGGTCAGCCGCAATCCAGTATAAATATTCGCGATGTGATGGACCATGGTAAAATTCTATTGATGAATATTGCGAAAGGGAAAGTGGGCGAAGAGAACAGCGCACTCCTCGGCGCGATGATGATTACTAAGATTCAACTCGCGGCAATGAGCCGGGCGGATATCCCAGAGGAGGAACGCCACGATTTTTATCTTTATATTGATGAATTCCAGAATTTTTCTACAGACTCTTTCGCGAACATTCTGTCTGAAGCGCGGAAATATCGCTTGAATTTAATTATGGCGCACCAGTATATTACTCAGATGGAGGAAAAGGTGCGCGACGCTGTTTTTGGGAATGTGGGGACGATTATTTGTTTCCGCGTCGGCGCGATGGATGCGGAATTTCTAGAGCCGGAATTTCAACCAGTTTTCACCCAATTAGACTTAGTGAATTTAACTAAGTTTGAAATTTATCTAAAACTAATGATTGATGGCGTGGCTTCGGATGCTTTTTCCGCGATGACTCTGCCGCCGATTGAGAAAGAAGCGCCCAAATATCCTGAAGCCAGGGAGAAGATCACTCGGATCTCGCGAGAAAGATATGCTACTCCTCGCGCGGTCGTGGAAGAAAAAATCAACCGTTGGAGCGGAATGGAGGAGGGAGGGAAAAATGGTGGAGGGGCGCAAGGAGGAACGCAAGTAAGAGAGGGAGCAAGATCATGGCCGCAACAGCAAAAGCAACAGCAACAACATCCGCAAGAAGAGCATTTTAAACGGATAGACGCGAGAACCGCGGCGCCATCAAAACCGGCATGGGATAATTTCAGCCGACATTTCCCGCCCCAAAGAGAGGTTGAGCCAGTGGCGAAGCGCGTGCCTCCCCCCATTTCTTTGAGTGAAGCCTTGAAACAAAGACCTCAATCTTTTTCCGCTTCGGATTCAAGATTGGATTCCGGGGTTAAAGAATCTCATTTTTCAACGGTCCGCGCTGACTCCTTTAGTCGAAGGATTAAACCGCCGTCAGTTTTAAATGATAATGACCACCGATTGAAATCGGCGGGTTTCTCTAACGGAGTAAAAAAAGAGAATAGGCGGCCGGATTTCAAAAGGGTTGATGAAGATGAGACGATAAAATTATAA
- a CDS encoding HTH domain-containing protein produces the protein MNKRLKTTENRGKIQGAELSAVVFDLLASFPEKNQDIVKRRFGLSGEEGQTLEAIGKYYGITRERVRQIEAATLKSLKENPDIKKIEPIETAIANTLNGLGGIAPEESLLRKLLRDDFNNPTYRRLVLFILNLSDKFFDFSENSEYNRAWTIKRGFFKRTNEIIETAKEVLRKVGEPVTFDSLYQKIDSAPMETSDLDREIIENYLGISKKVISNPYQDWGLAGWGEINPRGVKDRAYIVLKKEGKPLHFHQITDLINKSQLSQKKAHAPTVHNELIKDPRFVLVGRGIYGLAEWGYKQGTVKEIIVDILKKAKKPVSREKLVDLVLKQRIVRRSTVLLNLQDSSLFARDERGEVELK, from the coding sequence ATGAATAAAAGACTCAAAACAACTGAAAATAGGGGGAAAATTCAAGGCGCGGAGCTTTCTGCGGTGGTTTTTGATTTACTCGCTTCTTTTCCGGAAAAAAACCAAGATATTGTGAAAAGACGTTTTGGTCTCTCCGGAGAGGAAGGTCAAACCCTAGAGGCTATTGGTAAGTATTATGGGATTACGCGTGAGAGGGTACGCCAAATTGAAGCTGCGACCTTAAAGAGCCTCAAAGAGAATCCAGATATTAAAAAGATTGAACCTATTGAGACCGCGATTGCCAACACTCTTAATGGCTTGGGGGGTATTGCTCCTGAAGAAAGTCTCTTAAGAAAGTTGCTCCGTGATGATTTTAACAATCCGACTTATCGTCGTTTGGTTTTATTTATTTTAAATTTATCGGATAAATTTTTTGATTTTTCAGAAAATAGCGAATACAATCGCGCCTGGACAATAAAACGCGGATTTTTTAAGCGCACTAACGAAATTATTGAAACAGCCAAAGAGGTTTTGCGGAAAGTGGGAGAACCCGTGACTTTTGATAGTCTATACCAAAAGATAGATTCTGCTCCCATGGAAACTAGCGATTTGGATCGGGAGATTATTGAAAATTATTTAGGTATTTCTAAAAAAGTGATTTCTAACCCTTATCAGGATTGGGGTTTAGCGGGCTGGGGAGAGATTAATCCCCGCGGCGTGAAAGATCGGGCTTATATTGTTTTAAAAAAAGAGGGAAAGCCTTTACACTTTCATCAAATCACAGATTTAATTAATAAAAGTCAATTAAGTCAGAAGAAAGCGCACGCCCCCACGGTGCATAATGAGTTAATCAAAGACCCGCGTTTTGTTTTAGTGGGACGCGGGATTTATGGCTTGGCTGAATGGGGCTACAAGCAAGGCACGGTCAAAGAAATTATTGTTGATATTTTAAAAAAGGCCAAAAAACCAGTGTCGCGGGAGAAGCTGGTAGATTTGGTTTTAAAACAGAGAATTGTCCGGCGTTCTACGGTTTTGCTGAATCTGCAGGATTCCTCGCTGTTCGCGCGGGACGAAAGAGGAGAGGTGGAGTTAAAATAA